The Candidatus Nanoarchaeia archaeon genome includes a window with the following:
- a CDS encoding cohesin domain-containing protein, whose protein sequence is MLEEKVTGIWARVKDKISYAAKVGAVGIGVYALAESAKSSTEDWLIGENRIAIIAEPEVIYEGARFDGHLVVNSLSRIGAYDVEITYDPNFLIALGVRGGTSTFGNPAAYNVSVPGKILIIDFAVDNEPSGVLELAVVEFQARDHGVSAPLYAETEVTVRDISDPNFTSIPIVPIRGGMYIHPNPGPIPTPVPTPTGAPTATPSPSELLPLTPTPQITPFATPTSMPASTPREITQERTQTAPDLVYLSAGHLVFDAKDIGVQIKNQESQDLFSDARITAAYAVSGEFSSEQGIVKRGGIRIQSGTETIDVAVATYDNGSRYEVIRGNSISTDRVFLEQGRYSLLLSANQNEVIAQVLDTYSPSGIPARLGTYPGLGRFTISLFAESTGTSKVHRELESLVIGSSAFQERTQVIDWKLH, encoded by the coding sequence ATGCTTGAAGAGAAGGTTACGGGCATCTGGGCCAGGGTAAAGGATAAGATTTCTTATGCTGCTAAAGTTGGAGCGGTTGGAATTGGGGTGTATGCTCTGGCAGAATCAGCGAAGAGTTCTACAGAAGATTGGCTGATCGGAGAGAATCGGATAGCGATTATTGCAGAGCCTGAAGTCATCTATGAAGGTGCAAGGTTTGACGGCCATCTTGTCGTGAATAGCCTTTCCCGGATTGGCGCCTATGATGTGGAGATAACATATGATCCAAACTTTTTGATCGCGCTCGGAGTCCGTGGAGGAACATCTACGTTTGGAAATCCTGCGGCTTATAATGTCAGTGTACCTGGGAAAATCCTGATCATTGACTTTGCGGTTGACAATGAGCCTTCAGGAGTGCTCGAGCTTGCCGTTGTAGAGTTCCAAGCCAGGGATCACGGCGTTTCAGCCCCGTTATATGCCGAGACTGAGGTTACTGTCCGTGATATATCAGATCCTAATTTCACGAGCATCCCCATTGTACCCATTAGGGGTGGTATGTATATTCACCCAAATCCTGGACCTATTCCAACACCAGTCCCAACACCTACCGGAGCACCAACCGCAACGCCAAGCCCTTCTGAATTGCTTCCTCTTACACCAACTCCTCAAATAACACCCTTTGCCACACCAACCAGTATGCCCGCATCCACTCCGAGAGAAATAACACAAGAGCGAACACAAACAGCGCCAGACCTTGTGTACCTTTCAGCAGGCCATCTTGTATTTGATGCAAAGGATATAGGAGTGCAAATAAAAAACCAGGAATCCCAAGATCTCTTCTCAGATGCAAGGATTACTGCAGCCTATGCAGTATCCGGAGAGTTCAGCAGCGAACAGGGGATAGTAAAGAGAGGCGGCATAAGAATCCAATCAGGGACAGAGACAATTGACGTTGCTGTTGCAACATACGATAACGGCTCTCGGTACGAGGTTATAAGAGGTAACAGCATAAGCACAGACAGGGTATTTCTGGAGCAAGGCAGATACTCGCTTTTACTCTCTGCAAATCAAAATGAGGTGATTGCCCAAGTGCTTGATACGTATAGTCCTAGCGGAATTCCTGCCAGGTTAGGGACGTATCCTGGTTTAGGGCGGTTTACAATCTCATTGTTTGCCGAATCCACAGGAACCTCAAAAGTCCACCGCGAACTTGAAAGCTTGGTAATAGGAAGCAGCGCCTTCCAAGAGAGGACACAAGTGATTGACTGGAAACTCCACTGA